In Clostridium swellfunianum, a genomic segment contains:
- a CDS encoding LysR family transcriptional regulator yields MEFKDIEYALAISKYRHITKAAESLYITQPTLSTYIKNMEKRLDIALFKREGNKIDLTYEGEIFIENGMKILQQRDDLLNKLNESIHSEKGRLKLSIPILRGSYLIPAILPIFHKKYPNVEIILSEATSSEVEKNVKNGVSDLVIFNKPFRKLSLQYETIHKEELLLIMNKNHPLANMGITCEGLQYPWIDIKLCKDEPFIIQFPNQHTGEVERHIFKQAGINPKIALETKNIEASVRLASLGYGLTFVSESHIKHITLPQGTLFFSVGNPTTTMEVVAAYVDKHALSKYAREFIKISKECLSK; encoded by the coding sequence TTGGAATTTAAAGATATTGAATATGCTCTTGCAATATCTAAATATCGGCATATTACAAAAGCAGCTGAATCACTTTATATAACTCAGCCTACATTAAGTACCTATATAAAAAACATGGAAAAAAGATTAGATATTGCACTCTTTAAACGTGAAGGAAATAAGATAGACTTAACCTATGAAGGTGAAATATTTATAGAAAACGGCATGAAAATACTTCAGCAGAGAGATGATCTTCTTAACAAGTTAAATGAATCCATCCACTCTGAAAAAGGAAGGTTAAAATTATCTATACCAATACTTAGAGGCAGCTATTTAATCCCAGCAATCCTCCCTATATTTCATAAGAAGTATCCAAATGTAGAAATCATCTTGTCTGAAGCTACGTCCTCGGAAGTTGAAAAAAATGTTAAGAATGGTGTAAGTGATTTAGTTATTTTTAATAAACCCTTTCGTAAGCTTTCTCTTCAGTATGAGACTATCCATAAAGAGGAACTTCTGCTTATCATGAATAAAAATCATCCTTTAGCAAACATGGGTATTACCTGTGAAGGTCTACAATATCCCTGGATTGATATAAAGCTTTGTAAGGACGAGCCTTTTATAATACAGTTTCCTAACCAGCATACAGGTGAAGTAGAAAGGCATATCTTTAAGCAGGCAGGCATAAATCCAAAAATAGCACTGGAAACAAAGAACATTGAAGCTTCTGTTCGTCTTGCCAGCTTAGGCTATGGATTAACCTTTGTTTCTGAAAGTCATATTAAACATATAACTTTACCTCAAGGTACTCTATTTTTTTCGGTAGGTAATCCCACTACAACTATGGAGGTAGTTGCTGCTTACGTAGACAAGCATGCTTTATCCAAATACGCACGAGAGTTTATTAAAATCTCAAAGGAATGCTTAAGCAAGTAA
- a CDS encoding citrate:proton symporter, translating to MATLIGAILILVFILAIYKKLLSPYVALIVVPIIFGIVYCLIANIPPVKIFDWIYEGVFYKVGDKGKVSPGTMRSALMVLFACSYFTLMMQVGLFDPLVIGIIKLVKGDPLKIIVASTLTAAMVSLDGDGTSTVLITTAAFMPLYRQFKIKGIYLAILIALPTSVFNMTPWGGPLARVLSALSLDVTELFPKLLPGMAVVMIYAVVVAYFIGKKERARLGYNPTTAAQIAAADMEKMYDAVRNNDPELKRPKAFWFNLICTIVIMYMLIAGIANSALLFLIGLAVALVVNYGFDFKYQKERLAGALEEGMPAAAMIIASGFFMGILNGSGMGTGIATSLGNLVPASMGNLIPIFTAILGIPGLIFLSSDGYYFGILPVLAKVAAGFGVPAIAMGVGAMIPLATYYATPLIAWIYILVDRTETDFADYQKAILAVGLPAFVLYILVFIITGAIPVL from the coding sequence ATGGCAACATTGATAGGTGCTATACTCATACTTGTTTTTATTTTAGCAATCTATAAAAAATTACTTAGTCCATATGTAGCGTTGATTGTTGTACCAATAATATTTGGTATTGTTTACTGCTTAATTGCAAATATACCACCAGTAAAAATCTTTGATTGGATTTATGAAGGGGTATTCTATAAGGTTGGAGATAAAGGAAAAGTATCTCCAGGAACAATGAGATCAGCATTAATGGTTTTGTTTGCCTGCAGTTATTTTACTTTAATGATGCAGGTAGGATTATTTGATCCATTAGTAATAGGAATAATAAAGTTAGTTAAGGGAGACCCGCTTAAGATAATTGTAGCTTCTACACTTACTGCTGCTATGGTATCACTTGACGGTGACGGAACTTCAACAGTACTTATAACAACTGCTGCTTTTATGCCTCTATATAGGCAATTCAAAATAAAGGGTATATATCTTGCAATACTTATTGCTCTGCCTACCTCAGTATTTAATATGACCCCATGGGGAGGACCTCTAGCAAGAGTATTATCTGCTTTAAGCTTAGACGTAACAGAGTTATTCCCAAAACTTCTTCCAGGAATGGCAGTAGTTATGATTTATGCTGTTGTAGTGGCATACTTCATTGGTAAAAAAGAAAGAGCAAGGTTAGGTTACAATCCAACCACCGCAGCTCAAATTGCTGCTGCTGATATGGAGAAAATGTACGATGCTGTTAGAAATAACGACCCAGAACTTAAAAGGCCAAAGGCATTCTGGTTTAACTTAATATGTACTATTGTAATTATGTACATGCTAATAGCAGGAATTGCAAATAGTGCTCTATTATTCTTGATTGGTTTAGCTGTAGCGCTTGTAGTTAACTATGGTTTTGATTTTAAATATCAAAAAGAAAGACTAGCAGGTGCTCTTGAAGAGGGAATGCCAGCTGCTGCAATGATAATTGCTTCAGGATTCTTTATGGGAATTTTAAATGGAAGCGGTATGGGAACAGGTATTGCGACAAGCTTAGGAAATTTAGTTCCAGCTAGTATGGGTAATCTAATTCCTATTTTTACAGCTATTCTAGGTATTCCAGGACTTATTTTCTTAAGCTCAGATGGATATTACTTTGGGATACTTCCAGTACTTGCAAAGGTTGCTGCCGGTTTTGGAGTCCCAGCAATTGCAATGGGTGTAGGAGCTATGATTCCGTTAGCAACTTACTACGCAACACCACTTATTGCATGGATTTATATACTTGTTGACAGAACAGAAACAGATTTTGCAGATTATCAGAAAGCAATTTTGGCAGTAGGACTTCCAGCTTTCGTACTATATATTCTTGTATTCATAATAACTGGAGCAATTCCAGTGCTTTAA